One segment of Candidatus Neomarinimicrobiota bacterium DNA contains the following:
- a CDS encoding alanine:cation symporter family protein → MKILELIETSISAFAGFIWGPPMLILLLGGGIFFSIYSRFVPFKYFRHGFNILLGRYNDPNDPGEITHFQALSSALASTVGLGNISGVAIAIQMGGPGALFWMWLSAIVGMSTKFFSCTLSILYRGKDDMGRIQGGPMYYIENGLGKKFKPFSIMFSLAGLIGCTVMFQSNQLADIIRNQVFEPNGWFVENVSTGNFIQGLIMAILTALVIFGGIKRIGQVASYMVPIMVVLYLFGGLLVIFNHISEIPSLFGLIINDAFTGDSVMGGAVGAVIIAGVRRGLFSNEAGLGTSDMAHGAAMTKEPVREGLVAMIEPFIDTIVVCTITAMVILVSGVWQDDSLNGVSMTTTAFIKELGSFGQGLLLAAVLTFSISTMMSYSYYGSKCSGYLFGSKSIFYYRCFYIATIVVGAMITIDLVINLVDGMYAVMAIPTVVGSIMLSPKVMKEAKRYFASI, encoded by the coding sequence ATGAAAATTTTAGAATTAATTGAAACATCAATATCTGCATTTGCCGGATTCATTTGGGGTCCCCCAATGCTTATTCTACTTCTTGGGGGTGGAATATTTTTTTCAATCTATAGCCGATTTGTACCTTTTAAGTATTTTCGACATGGGTTCAACATTCTGCTGGGTCGATATAATGACCCAAATGATCCTGGTGAGATTACTCATTTTCAGGCGCTTTCCAGCGCTTTGGCGAGTACAGTAGGACTTGGAAATATCAGTGGTGTGGCTATTGCTATTCAAATGGGTGGTCCTGGTGCATTATTTTGGATGTGGCTCAGCGCAATTGTGGGCATGTCCACAAAATTTTTCTCGTGTACATTGTCGATCCTTTACCGCGGGAAAGATGATATGGGCCGAATTCAGGGTGGCCCCATGTACTATATCGAAAATGGATTGGGAAAAAAGTTCAAACCATTTTCAATAATGTTCAGTTTAGCGGGATTGATTGGATGTACTGTAATGTTTCAATCTAACCAGTTGGCAGATATTATTCGAAACCAGGTATTTGAACCAAATGGATGGTTTGTAGAAAATGTCAGTACAGGAAATTTTATCCAGGGATTGATCATGGCAATTTTGACAGCTTTGGTCATTTTTGGTGGTATTAAACGAATTGGTCAAGTTGCATCTTACATGGTACCAATCATGGTTGTTTTGTATTTATTTGGGGGACTTTTGGTAATTTTTAATCATATTTCTGAAATACCATCCCTTTTTGGATTGATTATTAACGATGCATTTACGGGGGATTCGGTCATGGGAGGCGCAGTTGGCGCCGTCATTATTGCCGGTGTTCGCCGAGGATTATTCTCAAATGAAGCTGGGTTAGGTACTTCTGATATGGCACACGGGGCAGCTATGACAAAAGAGCCAGTTCGTGAAGGATTGGTTGCCATGATTGAACCATTTATCGATACCATTGTGGTTTGTACGATTACTGCTATGGTGATTCTTGTTTCTGGTGTTTGGCAGGATGATAGTTTGAACGGTGTTTCCATGACCACAACAGCATTTATAAAGGAATTGGGATCTTTTGGCCAAGGTTTGCTTTTAGCTGCCGTGCTCACATTCAGTATTTCTACAATGATGAGTTATTCATATTATGGTAGTAAATGCAGTGGTTACTTATTTGGGAGTAAAAGCATATTTTACTATCGCTGTTTTTATATCGCAACCATTGTTGTCGGTGCCATGATTACCATTGATTTAGTTATTAACCTTGTGGATGGGATGTATGCCGTGATGGCAATACCAACAGTAGTTGGATCAATCATGCTTTCGCCAAAGGTGATGAAAGAGGCGAAACGGTATTTCGCCAGCATTTAG
- a CDS encoding NADP-dependent oxidoreductase, whose translation MSHPQNKQFKLISRPIGMPTRENFEYSELSTPSLKEGELLVQSKYISLDPAMRGWMNDGKSYIPPVGLGEVMRAGGVGEVLESNNPKFIKGDFVQGLLGVQSHPISNGEQLTKIDPNLAPLPLYLSLFGLTGMTAYFGLLSVGEPKEGDTVLVSGAAGATGSVVGQIAKIKGCRVVGIAGGQEKCDYIINELGFDAAIDYKSDNLLRALKTSCPDGVDVFFDNVGGDILNLVLTQINMNARVVICGAISQYNNTTPIKGPDNYLSLLVNRARMQGFIVFDFASQYGEAAKQMGQWLAEGKLKSKEHIVEGIDTFPETLLMLFSGENFGKLMLKV comes from the coding sequence ATGAGCCATCCCCAAAATAAACAATTCAAACTAATATCACGCCCAATCGGAATGCCAACACGGGAAAATTTTGAATATTCAGAATTATCCACTCCTTCATTAAAAGAAGGCGAGCTATTGGTGCAATCAAAATACATATCTTTGGATCCTGCCATGCGAGGCTGGATGAATGATGGTAAATCTTATATCCCTCCAGTAGGTTTGGGTGAGGTTATGCGTGCCGGCGGTGTTGGTGAAGTATTGGAATCAAATAACCCCAAGTTTATTAAAGGCGATTTTGTTCAAGGACTGTTGGGCGTCCAAAGTCATCCTATTTCCAATGGTGAGCAATTAACAAAAATTGATCCAAACTTGGCCCCATTGCCATTATACCTAAGTTTATTTGGCCTTACGGGCATGACAGCCTATTTTGGTTTACTCTCCGTTGGAGAACCAAAAGAAGGTGATACTGTTCTTGTATCCGGTGCGGCTGGTGCTACGGGATCAGTTGTTGGGCAAATTGCAAAGATCAAAGGCTGCCGTGTAGTGGGTATTGCAGGAGGTCAGGAGAAATGTGATTACATAATTAATGAACTGGGTTTCGATGCAGCTATCGATTATAAATCCGACAATTTACTTCGTGCTTTAAAAACCAGTTGTCCAGATGGCGTAGATGTCTTTTTTGATAATGTGGGTGGAGATATACTCAATTTAGTTTTGACCCAAATTAATATGAATGCACGGGTAGTTATATGCGGCGCAATTTCTCAATACAATAATACCACTCCAATAAAAGGGCCGGATAATTATTTATCTCTTTTAGTTAACCGTGCAAGAATGCAAGGGTTTATCGTTTTCGATTTTGCCAGTCAGTATGGCGAAGCTGCCAAACAAATGGGACAATGGCTCGCAGAGGGAAAATTGAAATCAAAAGAACATATTGTTGAAGGGATTGACACATTTCCAGAAACATTGCTTATGCTTTTCTCTGGGGAAAATTTTGGTAAACTGATGCTTAAAGTTTAG
- a CDS encoding glucose 1-dehydrogenase: MTSKFAEKVVLVTGAGSGIGRQTAITFAKDGAKVIVSDINANAGQTTVDEIIANGANAIFVQMDVSKSEEVKSGIARGIQYFGRLDCAVNNAGIGGRLAPTADIHTADWDKVLAVNLTGVWNCMKYEIPHMLKLESQCAIVNVSSIAGLVGMKRNAPYTASKHGVIGLTKSAALEYANNNLRINAVCPAFTDTAMLDEMSIEKPDLKEKLHQGIPMNRLGNPQEIADAILYLCSDKASFITGHAMPLDGGLSIQ; encoded by the coding sequence ATGACGAGTAAATTCGCAGAAAAAGTTGTTCTTGTCACCGGCGCCGGTTCCGGGATTGGACGCCAGACTGCCATTACTTTTGCCAAAGACGGCGCGAAAGTTATCGTTAGTGATATCAATGCAAATGCAGGTCAAACCACTGTTGATGAAATTATAGCCAATGGTGCTAATGCAATCTTTGTTCAGATGGATGTTTCCAAGTCTGAGGAGGTTAAATCTGGAATTGCCAGAGGAATCCAATATTTTGGTCGGCTGGACTGTGCAGTAAACAATGCAGGCATTGGCGGAAGACTCGCCCCCACTGCGGATATTCATACGGCCGATTGGGATAAAGTTCTTGCAGTAAACTTGACCGGTGTCTGGAATTGTATGAAATATGAAATTCCCCATATGCTTAAACTGGAATCCCAATGCGCTATCGTCAATGTTTCTTCCATCGCAGGATTGGTGGGAATGAAGAGGAATGCACCCTATACCGCCAGCAAGCATGGTGTCATCGGATTGACAAAATCTGCTGCTTTGGAATACGCTAACAATAATTTGCGCATCAATGCCGTATGCCCTGCTTTTACTGATACAGCCATGTTGGATGAAATGAGTATTGAGAAACCTGATCTGAAAGAGAAACTCCACCAAGGCATCCCCATGAATCGCCTGGGAAACCCTCAGGAAATTGCCGACGCAATCCTTTACCTATGTTCAGATAAAGCCAGTTTTATTACAGGACATGCCATGCCATTGGACGGAGGACTTTCCATTCAATAG
- the prmA gene encoding 50S ribosomal protein L11 methyltransferase — protein MNSFKNIVFSLHNLDLDAVCDFLMDSGVLSTSINNLGKDDSPNKTWFDEPGQPRWEVWEEPVVVALVESNKEAVILAQLIQSEFELSTLPKYSEESIADINWVRETQKINKPNKITDRLWIIPTGQSPIDKNAANIFLDPGVAFGTGNHATTKLCLEWLSENIQGGESVLDFGCGSGILAIAAIKLGAESAIGVDIDSQALKSTNENANLNGISIPTYHPDELQNNQKYDILIANILANPLVELLPKFNSLLHPNGRIAVSGIMESQLAKIIQKYKDGFSDLYHLKKDGWGLISGIK, from the coding sequence TTGAATTCATTTAAAAATATAGTTTTCTCTTTACATAATCTCGATTTGGATGCTGTTTGCGATTTTCTAATGGACTCAGGAGTATTATCAACATCCATAAATAATTTGGGAAAAGATGATTCGCCCAATAAAACATGGTTCGATGAGCCGGGGCAACCCCGTTGGGAAGTATGGGAAGAGCCTGTTGTTGTTGCGCTGGTTGAATCAAATAAAGAAGCAGTAATCCTCGCTCAATTAATTCAATCTGAGTTTGAATTAAGTACACTCCCAAAATATTCAGAAGAATCTATCGCTGATATTAATTGGGTCCGTGAAACCCAAAAAATTAATAAGCCCAATAAAATTACCGATCGACTTTGGATCATTCCTACAGGACAATCACCTATAGATAAAAATGCTGCTAATATTTTCCTTGACCCCGGTGTTGCTTTCGGGACGGGGAACCATGCCACAACAAAACTTTGTTTAGAATGGTTGTCGGAAAATATTCAAGGCGGTGAATCGGTATTGGACTTCGGTTGTGGTTCAGGAATCCTTGCGATTGCGGCAATAAAATTAGGCGCAGAATCCGCCATCGGTGTAGATATTGATTCTCAGGCTTTAAAAAGTACCAATGAAAATGCAAATTTAAATGGTATCTCCATCCCAACTTATCATCCGGATGAATTGCAAAATAATCAAAAATATGATATTTTAATTGCCAACATTCTGGCGAATCCATTGGTTGAACTTTTGCCAAAGTTCAATTCATTATTACATCCTAATGGCCGAATAGCAGTTTCAGGTATAATGGAATCTCAATTGGCTAAAATTATACAAAAATATAAGGACGGCTTTTCAGACCTCTATCATCTGAAAAAGGACGGCTGGGGATTAATTTCAGGAATTAAATAA